A genome region from Nitrospinota bacterium includes the following:
- a CDS encoding MCE family protein: MARFATEAKVGLFGLVALGILFYLSVSIGIFEGFRGKPAKTLVTYFHNVSGLEVRSHVKVAGVHVGRVEAISLERGKAKVVIRLEEEVELHEGAAAEIKTEGFLGEKFLDIDPGPLDAPLLKDGAVLKPVSEAADIDELIAKLTDVAGNIEAFTKPLGEMMSGEDGLSRFKQAFETVSKLTESIDRELFGKDNRFKLLIDNMEEASNSIKTFSTETLPQIQDTFARLDKISTQIEAGQGTLGKLIYEEELYADVKEALSGLKEARRKVDDVLSVVHTLAQKVERGEGSLAKFLNDDNIYDQAKDTIATIDRIVKRVEAGKGTLGRLYADETLYLEAERALKKVGKAAEDIEEQTPISALGVVLGFIF; the protein is encoded by the coding sequence ATGGCCCGATTCGCGACAGAAGCTAAGGTCGGCCTCTTCGGCCTAGTGGCCTTGGGGATCCTTTTTTACCTTTCGGTCTCCATAGGCATTTTCGAGGGCTTCCGGGGCAAGCCGGCCAAGACGCTCGTGACCTACTTTCACAACGTCTCTGGGCTTGAGGTGAGAAGCCACGTTAAGGTCGCCGGGGTCCACGTAGGCAGGGTCGAGGCGATCAGCCTGGAGCGCGGAAAGGCAAAGGTCGTCATCCGGCTTGAAGAGGAAGTCGAACTTCACGAAGGGGCCGCGGCGGAGATCAAGACCGAGGGTTTCCTTGGAGAGAAGTTCCTCGACATCGATCCCGGCCCGCTCGATGCTCCCCTGCTGAAAGACGGGGCGGTCCTGAAGCCTGTCTCCGAGGCAGCCGATATTGACGAGCTGATCGCAAAGCTCACCGATGTGGCCGGCAACATCGAGGCCTTCACCAAGCCCCTAGGCGAGATGATGAGTGGAGAGGATGGGCTGAGCCGGTTCAAGCAAGCCTTCGAGACGGTTTCCAAGCTTACCGAGAGCATTGACCGTGAGCTCTTTGGCAAAGACAATCGTTTTAAGCTCTTAATCGACAACATGGAGGAGGCCTCCAATAGCATCAAGACCTTCTCCACCGAGACCTTGCCCCAGATTCAGGACACGTTCGCCCGACTCGATAAGATCTCGACCCAAATCGAGGCCGGCCAGGGGACCCTTGGCAAGCTCATCTACGAGGAGGAGCTCTACGCTGACGTAAAGGAAGCTCTTTCGGGGTTGAAAGAGGCCCGCAGGAAGGTCGACGATGTGCTATCGGTGGTCCACACTCTCGCTCAGAAGGTAGAGCGCGGGGAGGGCAGCCTCGCCAAGTTCCTCAACGACGACAACATCTACGATCAGGCGAAGGATACCATCGCCACCATCGACCGCATCGTCAAGCGGGTTGAGGCTGGCAAGGGGACCCTTGGGCGGCTCTACGCCGATGAAACCCTCTATCTGGAGGCGGAGCGTGCGTTGAAGAAAGTGGGCAAGGCGGCCGAGGACATCGAGGAGCAGACACCGATCTCTGCCCTAGGCGTCGTGCTCGGCTTCATCTTCTAG
- a CDS encoding ABC transporter ATP-binding protein — protein MLNAITITDLHKSFGANHVLRGVNLTVEPGESMVVIGGSGSGKSVLIKHIIGLLKPDRGSILVDGEEVTTMRERQLKELRKKFGMLFQAAALFDSLTVGENVAFALVEHTRLSRAEIADRVREKLTLVGLPGTEDLFPAELSGGMKKRVGLARALAIEPEVILYDEPTTGLDPIMADAINDLIVEMRERFAITSIAITHDMVSAYKIGHRLAMLYQGKIIFTGTPEECKNTTDPMVRQFITGSSVGPITSV, from the coding sequence ATGCTCAATGCAATAACAATTACCGACCTCCACAAGAGCTTCGGGGCCAACCACGTCCTGAGAGGAGTGAACCTGACGGTTGAGCCGGGCGAAAGCATGGTCGTCATTGGCGGCAGCGGCTCGGGCAAAAGCGTCCTCATCAAGCATATCATAGGCCTGCTCAAGCCCGATCGGGGTTCCATCTTGGTGGACGGAGAGGAGGTCACCACAATGAGGGAGCGCCAGCTCAAGGAGCTGCGAAAGAAATTCGGCATGCTTTTTCAGGCCGCAGCTCTCTTCGACTCTCTCACTGTGGGAGAGAACGTGGCCTTCGCTCTGGTCGAACACACGCGGCTGAGCCGGGCAGAGATTGCCGACCGGGTCCGCGAGAAGCTCACCCTCGTGGGGTTGCCCGGCACCGAGGACCTATTCCCCGCTGAGCTCTCCGGAGGCATGAAAAAGCGGGTCGGGCTGGCCCGAGCGTTGGCTATCGAGCCGGAGGTAATCCTTTACGATGAGCCGACCACCGGTCTAGACCCCATCATGGCCGATGCCATAAACGACCTCATCGTTGAAATGAGAGAACGTTTCGCCATAACCAGCATCGCCATAACCCACGACATGGTAAGCGCTTACAAGATCGGCCACCGCTTGGCCATGCTCTATCAGGGAAAAATCATCTTTACCGGAACACCGGAGGAGTGTAAGAATACCACCGACCCCATGGTGCGCCAGTTCATCACTGGCAGTTCCGTTGGTCCCATAACGAGCGTCTGA
- a CDS encoding ABC transporter permease, which yields MTPPHTAIERRSVLALPLEGLGRLLINILSELGAHMLLFGRTLRYCLWPPFRPRLIFRQMELVGFNSIPVVLITGGFTGAVLALQTFTSFKRFNAETMIGGVIAVTLLRELGPVFTGLLVAGRAGSAMAAEIGTMKVTEQIDALNSLATDPVNYLVVPRYLAGTLMMPLLSTLFSGIGMIGAYVISVNALGTNPVIYIRQMWWFIEGEDIYTGLIKSCIFGMIIAIIGCYQGFITRGGAEGVGRSTTRAVVLASTFILIFNYILTALLL from the coding sequence ATGACACCGCCGCATACGGCCATCGAGCGCCGCTCGGTCCTGGCCCTCCCCTTGGAGGGCCTAGGACGCCTCCTGATAAACATACTCTCGGAGCTCGGCGCCCACATGCTCTTATTTGGCCGCACTCTTCGCTACTGCCTCTGGCCACCCTTCCGCCCGCGACTCATTTTCCGACAGATGGAGCTGGTCGGGTTCAACTCGATACCCGTCGTTCTTATAACGGGTGGCTTTACGGGAGCGGTCCTGGCCCTCCAGACATTTACCTCTTTCAAGCGCTTTAACGCCGAGACCATGATCGGCGGCGTGATCGCCGTCACTCTTCTCAGGGAGCTCGGGCCTGTCTTCACCGGTCTCCTCGTCGCCGGCCGGGCTGGCTCGGCTATGGCCGCCGAGATCGGCACGATGAAGGTCACCGAGCAGATCGACGCTCTCAACTCCTTGGCAACCGATCCGGTAAACTACCTGGTGGTGCCCCGCTACCTGGCAGGCACCCTGATGATGCCCCTGCTCTCTACCCTTTTTTCTGGGATCGGGATGATCGGGGCCTACGTCATCTCAGTCAACGCGCTGGGGACCAACCCTGTGATCTACATTCGCCAGATGTGGTGGTTCATTGAAGGCGAGGATATCTACACGGGACTAATCAAATCCTGCATCTTCGGAATGATTATCGCCATCATCGGCTGCTACCAGGGTTTCATCACCAGGGGTGGAGCCGAGGGGGTCGGCCGCTCCACGACCCGGGCCGTCGTCTTAGCGAGCACCTTCATCCTCATCTTTAACTACATTCTCACCGCCCTGCTTTTGTGA
- the alr gene encoding alanine racemase, translating to MSSRHPTVAEIDLGAFCHNLDLVHRSIPPGVKVAAMVKADGYGHGALPLIRASLQAGLAEIFGVAHVDEAVELREAGLEAPIIVLGGFFEDRVEEVVAYGLELALYSMKHAEALASEARRQARIVACHLKLDTGMGRLGLPPERALEEAKRLSDLKGVKLAGIMTHFATADHADKAYTSEQLARFERAVHSVRDAGLEVPCVHAANSAAILSLPESHYDMVRPGIMLYGAPPSAEVGADADLRPVMKLKTQVGHLFDLAVGESVSYGRRYVADKASRIATLPIGYADGWSRLLSNRGSALVGDRRVPIVGTVCMDLTMVDVTEVPGVSVGDEVVLIGRQGDALITADEVAAASETISYEVFTRIGKRVPRLYVRDGRPLEVVP from the coding sequence ATGTCGTCCCGCCACCCCACCGTCGCTGAGATCGACCTCGGGGCATTCTGCCACAATCTGGACCTAGTCCACCGCTCCATCCCCCCAGGGGTCAAAGTAGCCGCCATGGTAAAGGCGGACGGATACGGCCACGGCGCCTTGCCGCTGATCCGGGCTTCCCTTCAGGCGGGTCTCGCCGAAATATTCGGGGTCGCACATGTGGACGAGGCGGTGGAGCTTAGGGAGGCGGGCCTGGAAGCTCCCATCATCGTCCTGGGGGGATTCTTCGAAGACCGAGTTGAGGAGGTGGTGGCCTACGGGCTGGAGCTGGCGCTCTACTCAATGAAGCATGCCGAGGCGTTGGCTTCGGAAGCGAGAAGGCAGGCCAGGATCGTAGCGTGCCACCTGAAACTGGATACGGGAATGGGGCGGCTTGGATTGCCTCCTGAAAGGGCCCTGGAGGAGGCCAAGCGTCTGAGCGACCTGAAGGGCGTCAAGTTGGCGGGCATAATGACCCACTTCGCCACGGCCGACCACGCCGATAAGGCCTACACTTCTGAGCAGCTTGCGCGTTTCGAGCGGGCCGTCCATTCCGTTCGGGATGCGGGCCTTGAGGTGCCTTGCGTCCATGCAGCAAATAGCGCAGCGATCTTGAGCCTACCCGAGAGCCACTACGATATGGTCAGGCCGGGCATCATGCTTTACGGGGCCCCGCCGTCGGCGGAGGTGGGGGCCGACGCCGACCTTAGACCGGTAATGAAGCTCAAGACGCAGGTGGGCCATCTCTTCGACCTCGCGGTCGGCGAGAGCGTATCCTACGGGCGGCGATACGTGGCGGATAAGGCGAGCCGCATCGCCACCCTGCCTATCGGCTACGCTGACGGCTGGAGCCGTCTGCTCTCCAACCGGGGCTCCGCCCTCGTAGGCGACCGGCGGGTCCCTATTGTGGGAACGGTCTGTATGGATTTGACTATGGTGGACGTGACAGAAGTACCGGGGGTTTCGGTAGGCGATGAGGTCGTCCTCATCGGGCGGCAGGGCGATGCCCTCATCACCGCCGACGAGGTGGCGGCGGCCAGCGAGACAATCTCGTATGAGGTCTTCACCCGAATTGGCAAACGTGTGCCCCGCCTGTATGTGCGAGACGGCCGGCCCTTGGAGGTGGTTCCATGA
- the dnaB gene encoding replicative DNA helicase — protein MTDQLLDRMPPQNMEAEQAVLGAVLRDNEALSKALEILDRENFYRETHRLIFEAMLELFEHGEPIDLLTLQERLRLRERLEASGGVSYLSQLIDMTPTAGHVRHHAKIVREKAILRGLIHVGTEIVSQSYEDTEDVEMLLDRAEQSIFKIAEQKITPSYNRAGSIVKEALERIEDISQGKQPESSIKTGFTELDKYIVGLQKGDLIIIAGRPGMGKTALALNITFNVALSSKIPVAFHSIEMSNAQIGIRTIASESRIDSNRLRMGKISTREWVPLSMAVSKFYEAPIFIDDSPYLTILELRAKARRIKSEHNIGLIIVDYLQLMTSRGRFENRVQEVSEITRSLKSLAKEIDIPVIALSQLSRAVEHRQDRRPQLADLRESGSIEQDADVVLFIHRPDAYAREVTSDETESRGYTDSPPPEDKTKGIAEIIIGKQRNGPTGTVRLTFLKEFARFENLSRHMEPA, from the coding sequence ATGACGGACCAGTTGCTCGACAGGATGCCGCCCCAAAACATGGAGGCGGAGCAGGCGGTCCTTGGGGCCGTGTTGCGTGATAATGAAGCCCTGTCGAAGGCGCTAGAGATTCTCGACCGGGAAAACTTCTACCGCGAAACACACCGGCTCATCTTCGAGGCCATGCTAGAGCTCTTCGAGCATGGCGAGCCAATCGACCTGCTCACCCTTCAGGAGCGCCTCAGGCTCCGCGAGCGGCTGGAAGCCTCCGGCGGGGTCTCTTACCTCTCCCAGCTAATCGATATGACCCCCACCGCTGGGCACGTCCGCCACCACGCCAAGATTGTCCGGGAGAAGGCCATTCTCCGCGGGCTCATTCACGTGGGCACCGAGATTGTCAGCCAGAGCTACGAGGATACCGAAGACGTAGAAATGCTCCTGGATCGAGCAGAGCAATCGATCTTCAAGATTGCAGAGCAAAAAATCACACCCTCATATAACCGAGCTGGTAGTATTGTGAAAGAAGCTCTGGAAAGAATAGAAGATATATCTCAAGGCAAGCAACCAGAAAGTAGTATTAAAACAGGCTTCACCGAATTGGATAAATATATTGTGGGGCTCCAAAAAGGAGACCTCATTATCATTGCGGGCAGACCAGGTATGGGAAAGACGGCCCTAGCCCTGAATATTACGTTTAATGTGGCTCTCTCTAGTAAAATTCCTGTGGCCTTCCACAGTATAGAAATGTCAAACGCTCAGATTGGTATTAGGACGATTGCCTCGGAATCGAGAATAGATTCTAATCGCTTGAGAATGGGGAAGATTTCGACGCGCGAATGGGTTCCACTATCAATGGCAGTTAGTAAATTCTACGAAGCACCGATTTTCATTGATGATAGCCCTTACCTTACAATTTTAGAACTTAGAGCAAAAGCTCGCCGAATAAAATCAGAACACAACATAGGATTAATCATCGTTGATTACCTTCAGCTCATGACATCTCGAGGAAGATTTGAAAATAGAGTTCAAGAGGTTTCAGAAATTACTCGGTCCTTAAAGTCGCTTGCCAAAGAAATAGATATTCCGGTTATTGCTCTATCACAGTTAAGTAGGGCTGTCGAGCACCGGCAGGATCGAAGGCCACAATTGGCCGATTTAAGAGAATCAGGGTCGATCGAACAGGATGCAGATGTAGTCCTTTTTATCCACCGGCCTGATGCGTATGCAAGAGAAGTAACCTCTGATGAAACTGAAAGCAGAGGATACACCGATAGCCCTCCTCCGGAGGATAAAACAAAAGGTATTGCAGAAATAATCATCGGCAAGCAGCGCAACGGCCCCACCGGCACGGTGAGGCTCACCTTCCTAAAAGAATTCGCCCGCTTCGAAAACCTCTCCAGGCACATGGAGCCCGCCTGA
- a CDS encoding 50S ribosomal protein L9, which produces MKVILQDDVVDLGRAGDLVEVKAGYGRNYLIPKGLAVMATPGNMRAIEHQRRLLSAQQNKHLRQATHLAVDINTISATFVRKAGEDDKLFGSVTSKDIADFFAEEKMGVERKNVLLEEPIKSLGVFNVPIKLHPEVEVELKVWVVKE; this is translated from the coding sequence ATGAAGGTGATTCTGCAGGATGACGTGGTGGACCTCGGCAGGGCGGGAGACCTGGTGGAGGTGAAGGCGGGGTACGGTCGCAACTATCTCATTCCGAAAGGCCTGGCCGTGATGGCCACCCCCGGAAACATGCGGGCCATCGAACACCAGCGCAGACTCTTATCCGCTCAGCAGAACAAACATCTCAGGCAAGCAACCCATCTCGCTGTAGATATCAACACCATCAGCGCCACATTTGTTCGCAAAGCCGGAGAAGATGATAAGCTTTTCGGGTCCGTGACGTCCAAGGACATCGCCGATTTCTTCGCTGAAGAGAAAATGGGTGTGGAGCGGAAAAACGTTCTACTCGAGGAGCCAATTAAGAGCCTCGGCGTCTTCAACGTTCCCATCAAGCTCCACCCCGAAGTGGAGGTGGAACTGAAAGTCTGGGTCGTTAAGGAATAG
- a CDS encoding 30S ribosomal protein S18 yields the protein MFRRRRRFGRRKACRFCVDKITYIDYKDIKRLRSLITERGKILPRRISGNCAPHQRALTSAIKRARNIALMPFTMER from the coding sequence ATGTTTCGTCGACGACGGCGGTTTGGCCGCAGGAAGGCATGCCGATTCTGTGTCGATAAGATCACCTACATCGACTATAAGGACATAAAACGGCTCAGGAGCCTCATTACCGAGCGGGGCAAGATTCTACCTCGCCGCATCTCAGGCAATTGCGCCCCCCATCAGCGGGCGCTGACTTCTGCCATCAAGCGGGCCCGGAACATAGCGCTCATGCCCTTCACCATGGAACGGTAA
- a CDS encoding single-stranded DNA-binding protein, which translates to MATLNRVYLLGNLTRDPELRYTPAGTAVTSFGFAVNRRYRQGEEMREETCFVDVVVFGRQAETVSEYLSKGRQALVEGRLTWRTWEADDGTRRSKHEVVAQNVQFIGPRAPAETAQVEQTAPAPAEEAPQESAPPPLDEDDDIPF; encoded by the coding sequence GTGGCAACCCTCAATCGGGTCTATCTGCTCGGCAACCTCACCCGTGACCCTGAGCTGCGCTATACCCCCGCTGGGACTGCCGTTACGAGCTTCGGGTTTGCCGTTAACCGGCGATACCGCCAGGGCGAGGAAATGCGGGAGGAGACCTGCTTCGTAGATGTTGTCGTCTTCGGCCGACAGGCTGAGACGGTGAGCGAGTATCTCTCAAAGGGCCGACAGGCTCTAGTGGAGGGCCGGCTTACCTGGCGCACCTGGGAGGCGGACGACGGAACGCGCCGAAGCAAGCATGAGGTGGTGGCCCAGAACGTTCAGTTCATTGGCCCCCGCGCCCCTGCCGAGACTGCCCAGGTCGAGCAAACAGCTCCAGCTCCAGCCGAGGAAGCTCCACAGGAATCGGCCCCCCCCCCTCTTGACGAGGACGATGACATCCCGTTCTAA
- the rpsF gene encoding 30S ribosomal protein S6: protein MTFYETIFIVKIDLGDEALAERVAWVTDILTSNGAKVINVEQWGKKRLAYHVKKQRHGFYVLMHYEGDPKVVPDLERNFKLSEDILKHLTVKLEGAQVEKARAAAVAAVEEEARRAEERSAKEAAEAEAEPEQAQEAPPEADIEDPAEATEDSPIPTAKEEN, encoded by the coding sequence ATGACATTCTACGAAACCATTTTTATTGTCAAAATCGACCTCGGCGATGAGGCCTTGGCCGAGAGGGTTGCGTGGGTCACCGATATCCTCACAAGCAATGGAGCCAAGGTTATCAACGTCGAACAATGGGGAAAGAAGCGGCTCGCCTATCATGTCAAGAAACAGAGACACGGTTTCTACGTCCTCATGCACTACGAGGGCGACCCGAAGGTCGTGCCGGATCTCGAACGCAACTTTAAGCTGTCCGAGGACATCCTCAAGCATCTTACTGTCAAGCTAGAGGGCGCCCAGGTGGAGAAGGCCCGCGCGGCGGCCGTCGCAGCGGTTGAGGAGGAGGCGAGGCGGGCAGAGGAGCGTTCTGCCAAGGAGGCCGCCGAAGCCGAGGCAGAGCCGGAGCAGGCGCAAGAGGCGCCGCCCGAGGCCGATATAGAAGACCCAGCGGAAGCCACAGAGGATTCGCCCATCCCCACAGCTAAGGAGGAGAATTAG